The uncultured Cohaesibacter sp. genomic sequence GGCTCCGGTGGTTGCCGGCACCAATGGCATTTCCCCGATCTTCCTGACCACGGTTGATGTGACCGGTGGTATTGGCCTTGATTTGAAAAACTGGGTCAAGAAAGTGGATGCGGATGGCAAGCCGATTCTCAACAATGATGGCAATCCTGTTCTCGAGCAGAAATATTCCGTTGAGACGGGAACCGTTCTGAAGATCAACACCAAGGAAAAGAAGCTTTACAATGAGGACGGGTCCGAGGAACTGACCGATGTTTCCCGATCCTTTACGCCGCAGAAGCTTGAATTCATGAAAGCTGGCAGCTCCTATGCGATTGTCTTTGGCAAGAAGCTGCAGACATTTGCCGCTGAAACCCTTGGCATCGAAGCGCCGACTGTGTTTGCTCCGCCCAAGGAAGTGACCAATGAAGGGCAGGGCCTGACAGCGGTTGAAAAGATCTTCAACAAAAATGCTGTAGGCGTGAGTTCAGAATTGCCTCTGCTTGCCGGATCGGATGTGCGCGTTAAAGTGAACATCGTTGGGTCTCAGGATACCACGGGCCTGATGACGGCACAGGAACTGGAGGCCATGGCGGCCACCGTTATTTCGCCAACGCTTGATGGGGCCTATCAGTCCGGTTGTCACACTGCATCTGTGTGGGATCTCAAGGCGCAGGCGAATATTCCAAAGCTCATGAAATTCATGAATGACTTTGGCCTCATCACCGGTCGCGATCCGAAAGGGGTCTATCCGCCTCTGACAGACGTGATCCACAAGATGCTGAACGATCTTACCGTGGATGACTGGGATATCATTATCGGTGGCGACAGTCACACCCGCATGTCCAAGGGCGTGGCCTTCGGGGCTGACTCCGGCACCGTGGCCCTTGCACTGGCGACCGGTGAAGCCACCATGCCAATTCCGGATTCAGTCAAGGTGACCTTCAAGGGCGCGATGGCCGATCACATGGACTTCCGCGATGTTGTGCATGCGACGCAGGCCCAGATGCTCAAGCAGCATGGGGACAATGTGTTCCAGGGTCGCGTGATCGAAGTGCATATCGGCACGTTGCTGTCTGACCAGGCCTTCACCTTCACCGATTGGACTGCAGAAATGAAAGCCAAGGCTTCCATCTGTATCTCCAACGATGAAACCCTGATCGGCTCGCTTGAACTGGCCAAGAGCCGCATTCAGGTGATGATCGACAAGGGCATGGACAATGAGAAACAGGTCCTGCAGGGTCTGATCGACAAGGCGAACAAGCGCATTGACGAAATCAAGTCTGGCGAAAGACCTGCTCTGCGCCCTGATGACAATGCAAAATATTTTGCTGAAGTCGTGGTTGATCTGGATGAAATCGTCGAACCGATGATTGCCGATCCGGATGTGAATAACGCTGATGTTTCCAAGCGTTATACCCATGATACGATCCGTCCTATCTCCTATTATCATGCAGACAAGAAGGTCGATCTCGGCTTTGTCGGCTCTTGCATGGTGCATAAGGGTGATATCAAGATCGTTGCCAAAATGCTGCGCAACCTTGAGGCTGCCAAAGGCAAGGTCGAGTTCAAGGCTCCGCTGGTTGTTGCCGCGCCGACCTACAACATCATTGATGAACTGAAGGAAGAAGGCGACTGGGAAGTTCTGCAGAAATATTCCGGCTTCGAGTTCGACGATTTGGCGCCAAAGAGCACCGCGCGAACCGAGTATGAGAATATTCTCTATCTGGAACGTCCGGGCTGTAACCTCTGCATGGGCAACCAGGAAAAAGCCGAGAAGGGCGATACCGTTCTGGCCACCTCCACGCGACTCTTCCAGGGGCGTGTTGTGGAAGATAGCGAAGAGAAAAGGGGTGAATCCCTGCTGGCGTCCACGCCGGTCGTCGTTCTCTCTGCCATCCTTGGCCGCACTCCGACACTGGAAGAATATAAGACAGCCGTGGAAGGCATTGACCTGACCAAGTTTGCCCCTCCGATGGAGATTCCGGGCACTTCACGGTCTGTGCATTTCTAGGAGCATCGCTCACTTTGGTCGGTTGAGCGCTGCTCAGCCTGACATGGAATATAAACCCGGCGTTCGAAAGAGCGCCGGGTTTTTGCTTGCTTGACTGTCAATAGGGACAGGCGTATTCAAGGATTGTTGATAGATACAGGAGTTTTGATGTCCCGCTGAGAAGGGAAGCCACAGGCGCTTCCAATTGCACGAACCATATGACAGCTGCGGCGCATTGCGTCAGTGGTGTTGGTTTGTGTTATCTTTTTTCGAAGCAATGAAGCCGGACGGGCTGATGCCTCTCCGAGCATAACTGGATATCAAATCATGATCCGGACATTCAAATCCGAAGACACAGACGCTGTGATTGCGATCTGGCGTTCCGCTAGTGAATTGGCGCACGCATTCCTTCCCGCCGCTTTTATGGATGAAGCTGAAAAACTGACCCGGGAGGTTTACCTCCAGCAAGCCGAGACGTGGGTTTTCATTCGTGGCGGCAAGATTGCCGGCTTTATCGGATTGATCGACGACTATATCGGTGGCCTGTTTGTTGACCCCTCTCATCATGGAGAGGGCATTGGCCGGGCGCTTGTCGATAAGGCAGTCGAGGAAAAGGGGTCTCTGGTGGTGGAGGTCTTTGTGGACAATGCCATCGGGCGACGCTTTTATGCTTCCTATGGCTTTACTGGCGAAAAGCAAGTGATGGACCCGCATTCGGGTTTCTCTTTGCTACAACTCACCTATAAGACAAACGCTTAATGAAAGAGCCTGGCGCCATTGTGCGCCGGGTTTTTACTTGCGCAGTTTGCCCCATATCTGTCAGACTGACAAAAAAGCAAAGCCTTCCAAATTGAGTTTTCCGATGTCCAAGATTGTCCCTCCTGCCGACGCGGATGCACGTCGCGCTATCAAGCCGGTGATCTGTTATCCGACAGAGACCTTGCCCAAGCCGGATATTGCGCTTTATCAGGCTGTCTTTGAGGGGGCAAAGAAAGTCGACGAGGTTATCATTTCACCGCGGGATGCAGCCAGCATAGAGGTGCCCGCCGGGCATCTGTTGCGCATCATCTGTCCGGAAGGGCCGCAGGTGGGGGATCTTGATCTTTTCAATAGTGCCAATCTTGACGAGCGCTTCTATTCGGGCAAGACCCGCGCCCTGCATGGGACCCACGTGAGCATTGGCGACCAGCTCTGGTCGAACTTTCCCTATATGCGCCCGATGGCCACCGTCATCGAGGATACGCTGGCATGGTATGGCATCGATCCGTATGGCGGCTCGGTGCATGACGTGATCGGGACGCGCTGCGATCCCTATACCGGCCGTGTGCTCAATGGGGTTGATTATCACTATTGCTGCCATTCAAACCTGACGCGCGCCTTGGCGCGTGCGCGCGGGCTCAGCTTGGCTGAGGCAGAGAAATGTATCCACGATGTGCTCAATGTTTTCATGTGCACCGGCTTTACCCGGGATACGGGGCAATATTTCATGAAGGCAAGTCCGGTGCGAGCCGGTGACACTCTGGGGCTGTTTGCCGAGATCGATCTGCTGGCGGTGCAGAGCGCCTGTCCGGGTGGGGATTGTTCAGCGGAGCATTCCAGTGATACCGCGCAATGTTATCCATTGAAGATGGAAGTCTACAAGCCACAAGAGGGCCGTTTGCAGGGTTGGCAAAGCCCTTGTGTGAACGCTTATGATTGCAGCCACGGAGAATAGGGGGGAGCGCCTAAAAAAGCGCAACGAGCGTTGCGCCTATGGCGATGAAGCCAACACCGAGCCATCCTCCCAGAGAGAGATGTTCGCCAAGGAAGAGCGCTCCGAAGATGGCGACGAGCACAACGCTCATTTTGTCTATGGGGGCAACCTGAGAGGCCTGCCCGATCTTGAGCGCACGGAAATAGCAGATCCATGATGCGCCTGTTGCCAGACCAGAGAGGATCAGAAAGAGGGTTGATTTTGTTGACAGGCTCGAAAAGCTTTCCCAGCCGCCGGTGGCGCTGAGCATGATCGCGAGGGCCAGAAGAATCACAATTGTTCGCACGAAGGTGGCGAAATCCGATCCGATACCGGATACGCCTACCTTGGCAAAAACGGCAGTCAATGCAGCAAAGCAGGCCGAAAGAATGGCCCAGAACTGCCAGGAAAATATCATATTTCGCATTGTTTTCTCTTGCTTGCTGGAGGGCGAACGGCTTCGAAATTGAGAGACTGGAATTTTGTGAGCTCTTGGGTGCTTTGACAAGCGCCAATCTGTTAGGGTCGCAATGAATATGAACGTTAGAGGTACCACTATGACATATATTGCATCGGACAAACGCTACGACACCATGCCTTATCGCCGGTGTGGCCAGTCGGGTCTGAAATTGCCTGCGGTTTCGCTCGGGCTGTGGCATAATTTCGGCCACGATACGCCGCATTTTACCAAGCAGGACATGTGTCGGACAGCGTTTGATCTGGGGATCACCCATTTCGATCTTGCCAACAATTATGGCCCTCCCAAGGGCGCGGCCGAAGAAGCCTTTGGTGAAATCCTCAGAACCGACTTCAAACCCTACCGCGATGAACTGATCATCTCCTCAAAGGCCGGCTATGACATGTGGACGGGGCCTTATGGGGAATGGGGAAGCCGGAAATATATGATTGCGTCCTGTGATCAATCCCTGCAGCGCATGGGGCTTGATTATGTCGATATTTTCTATTCCCATCGCTTTGACCCCAATACACCGTTGGAAGAAACGATGGGCGCGCTCGATACGTTGGTGCGTCAGGGCAAGGCGCTCTATGTGGGCATCTCATCCTACAATTCTCAGCGCACGCGAGAAGCAGTCCGGATTCTGAACGAGCTTGGTACCCCTTGTCTCATCCATCAGCCAAGCTACAATATGCTCAACCGTTGGGTCGAACGCGATGGTTTGAAAGATACGCTCAAAGAGCTTGGTGTCGGGTCGATTGCCTTTACGCCGCTGGCGCAAGGCATGTTGTCCAACAAATATCTCAATGGCATTCCTGACGATTCTCGGGCCGCTTCCGGGCGCTTCCTCAAAAAGGAAATGATCACCGAACGGGCCGTCGAGCATCTCAAGAAACTCAACGATATTGCCGCTCGCCGCGGCCAGACTCTGGCGCAAATGGCTATCGCGTGGGTATTGCGTGATGAGGGCATCACCACCGCATTGATCGGAGCGTCTCGTGCCTCGCAGATTGTTGACTGCGCTGGCGCCATCAACAATCTTGATTTTACGCCCGAAGAGCTGGCCGAAATCGATCTTTACGCACAAGACGAAGACATCAATATCTGGAAGAAATCGTCCGATCTCTGAGCGGTTCGGCTTGGTGATTCCACAATGATGAAAAAGGGCGAGCGGCCAAGCCGTTCGCCCTTTTGTCTATCTCTTTGTGTCCGCTTCAAAAATCAATAGCGCGACCGTCGATTTCATAGTCGTCATAGCGCGAGGGATCCAGACCCCCGCGGCCATTGAGTTCCTTTGGTCGGTCTGCACTCACCTTCAGCGCATCGCGCTCCTTGCGGCGCTGTTCCGCTTCCATGAGCGCCCGCTGGGCTGCGGGGGGCAGATCCTCGAATTTGCGGCGCGGTGTTGGTTCTTCTATCGGCTTTGCGGTATCGGCAACGCGTTCTTCCGTGCTCTTGAACTGAGGGGAGTCGACGTCAACCGTCTGTCTTTTCGGGGCTTCGTCTGTCATAAAAATGCTCCCTTGCTTTCCTATCTTGAAAATGGGTCTCGTGCGGCACCATATAGGATATTATAAAGCGATCCAATCGCTGTGCGCCATAAAGAAGGATAGATTTGGCATGAATTTCTTCCGTACCACATTGTTGCTTGCCGCCATGACTGGCCTTTTCATGGCCATCGGCTATTTGCTCGGTGGCTCGGGAGGCATGATGATTGCCTTCATCTTTGCGCTGGGCATGAATGTGTTCAGTTATTGGAATTCGGATAAAATGGTGCTGCGCATGCATAACGCCATGGAGGTGGATGCACGCACGGCCCCTGAATATTACGAGATTGTTCAAAAGCTGGCCCAGTCGGCCGGGCTGCCCATGCCCAAGGTGTATGTGATCAATTCTGATCAGCCCAATGCTTTTGCCACAGGGCGCAATCCGCAGCATGCCGCAGTTGCCGCTTCGACTGGCCTGCTCAACCGGCTGACCTATGAAGAAGTGGCTGGCGTCATGGCCCATGAGCTGGCCCATATCAAGAATTACGATATTCTGACCATGACCGTAACGGCAACCTTTGCCGGTGCCATTTCCATGCTTGCCAACTTTGCGCTGTTCTTTGGCGGAAGCAGGGAAAGAGGGGGGATCATCGGCACGATTGCCATCATGATTCTGGCACCGCTGGCGGCGTCCATCGTGCAGATGGCCATAAGCCGGACGCGGGAATACTCCGCCGACAAGACCGGGGCAGAAATCTGCGGTCAGCCCATGTGGTTGGCCTCAGCGCTGGCAAAGATTGCCAATGCTGCGGGGCGCACAGCCAACGTAACCGCCGAACGGCATCCTGAAACGGCGCATATGTTCATTATTAATCCGCTTTCGGGGCAGAAGATGGATAGTCTTTTCTCCACGCATCCGGATACGCAAAACCGTATCGACGCGTTGCAGTCTCTGCAGGCTGAATGGTATGGCGCACAGAGCCCGCTCAAGGTGAGCGGTGGCGGCTCGCTTGGGGCTAGTCAGCGCCGCAGCCAGATGCAGCAGGATATGGGCGCAGATGGACCGTGGGGGCGTAGCGCAGGGCGTCAGCGGGATGATCAGGATCAGTCGGACCAACAGCCAGGCCCATGGGGCTAGGTCTGACAGCGGTGCGGCACCACCAGCCGAATCAGACAAGGCATTTTTTTAAGCCCGGCTTAGCCGGGCTTTTTTGTTTCACCAGTAAAGGCTGTGTCTTCAATGCCACTTACTGGTGTTGTGCCACAAGCGGTTTTCCCGTGCTGGACGATAGGAGTTTTCCATAATTCATTGAGACTTGCTATTTCGCTTTCCTTGTCCCTTTTTTGCCTTTATTGGCATGTTCTAAACAGAGTCTCTACGCAAAAGAAAAAGGAATATTCGATGTTTTTGATCTGGAGAGGCTGGGGCCTTCTGCTTCCTCTTGGTGTCTTCGCCGGTGCATTTATCGGTTTTATGGTGTCCAGTAGCCTTCTTGGTCCTCAGTCTGGTTTTAGTGCGGTCATTATCTCGCTGTTTGCGACCATCGGGGCTTATGGCGTTGTCACATTGCTAGGGCGCACGGATAAAGGCAAAGTGGTTATCGACAAGGAAAGTGGAGAAGAAATGCTTTTGAAGCGGGGCGACAGCCTGTTCTTCATTCCAGTTCGGTTCTGGTTCTATCTGCTTGCCATTATCACTGTTGTGGCTTTCGGTATCAGCATCTTTTCACTGTTTGCTGGCTAAAGAGATTGTCTGCTTTGGTTTTGTGAATATAGATCGCGCAGACCATGTAACTTTCAAACCCGGATCAAGGTCCGGGTTTTTTATTGGCGGTTTTCTCGATCTATGGTTGATAGAGCGCCTGTAAAGGCAGGAAAGGCTTGTCTACTCAAGCTGACGCTGCTCTTTATTGGCTAAAATATGGGGTGAGACAAAGGGAACCATCGTGGACGGATCTTACGAATTGCTGCGCATACTGGTGCATTATTCAGGGCATTTTCTGGCGCCGTTTGTCTTGGCCCGACTGCTCTTTCCCAAAGAGATATGGTTCAAGGCTGCGCTGGTCATGGTTTCCACCATCGTTATAGATATGGACCATCTGCTGGCCGATCCGATTTTCGATCCCAATCGCTGTAGCATCGGTTTTCATCCCCTGCATACGTTTTGGGCCGGATTGGTTTATGTCGGTCTTGTGTTGGTGCCAGATTGGCGGGCGCGGGCATTCGGGCTTGGAGCATTGTTTCATCTGGCCGTGGATGCCAATGATTGCTTCCTGGGAGGTACCTTCTAGGCTCAGTCTTCCGATCACGCAGTCATGAAAAAGCCGCCTTCGGGATGGTCCGAGGCGGCTTTTTGATTGCTTTGAAGGTCAGCCTATCAGCTAGCCTTTTTGGAGGCGCGCATGGCCCGCTTGCGATCATTCGGGTCCAGCAGGATCTTGCGCAGGCGGATCGACTTTGGCGTCACTTCTACCAGTTCATCATCGGAGATGTAGCTCAACGCAGCTTCAAGGCTCAATCTCAAAGGTGTGGTCAGCTTGATGGCATCATCCTTGCCCGAGGAGCGGATGTTGGTCAGCTGCTTGCCCTTGAGCACGTTGATGTCCAGATCGTTGCCGCGCGTATGCTCGCCCACAATCATGCCTTCATAGACCTTGGTGCCCGGATC encodes the following:
- a CDS encoding bifunctional aconitate hydratase 2/2-methylisocitrate dehydratase; this translates as MTLYTDYLDEIETRKIQGLHPKPIDDAALLNEIIAQIKDTGNEHRADSLHHFIYNTLPGTTSAAGAKAAFLKEIILGNEVVEEITPTYAFELLSHMKGGPSIEVLLDLALGEDAAIAKEAAEVLKTQFFLYEADMERLQSAYKAGDAIAKDILESYAKAEFFTKLPDVDEEVEVVTYVAAEGDISTDLLSPGNQAHSRADRELHGKCMISEKAQKEIEALKLQHPGKRVMLVAEKGTMGVGSSRMSGVNNVALWTGKPASPYVPFVNVAPVVAGTNGISPIFLTTVDVTGGIGLDLKNWVKKVDADGKPILNNDGNPVLEQKYSVETGTVLKINTKEKKLYNEDGSEELTDVSRSFTPQKLEFMKAGSSYAIVFGKKLQTFAAETLGIEAPTVFAPPKEVTNEGQGLTAVEKIFNKNAVGVSSELPLLAGSDVRVKVNIVGSQDTTGLMTAQELEAMAATVISPTLDGAYQSGCHTASVWDLKAQANIPKLMKFMNDFGLITGRDPKGVYPPLTDVIHKMLNDLTVDDWDIIIGGDSHTRMSKGVAFGADSGTVALALATGEATMPIPDSVKVTFKGAMADHMDFRDVVHATQAQMLKQHGDNVFQGRVIEVHIGTLLSDQAFTFTDWTAEMKAKASICISNDETLIGSLELAKSRIQVMIDKGMDNEKQVLQGLIDKANKRIDEIKSGERPALRPDDNAKYFAEVVVDLDEIVEPMIADPDVNNADVSKRYTHDTIRPISYYHADKKVDLGFVGSCMVHKGDIKIVAKMLRNLEAAKGKVEFKAPLVVAAPTYNIIDELKEEGDWEVLQKYSGFEFDDLAPKSTARTEYENILYLERPGCNLCMGNQEKAEKGDTVLATSTRLFQGRVVEDSEEKRGESLLASTPVVVLSAILGRTPTLEEYKTAVEGIDLTKFAPPMEIPGTSRSVHF
- a CDS encoding GNAT family N-acetyltransferase; protein product: MIRTFKSEDTDAVIAIWRSASELAHAFLPAAFMDEAEKLTREVYLQQAETWVFIRGGKIAGFIGLIDDYIGGLFVDPSHHGEGIGRALVDKAVEEKGSLVVEVFVDNAIGRRFYASYGFTGEKQVMDPHSGFSLLQLTYKTNA
- a CDS encoding DUF1989 domain-containing protein; translation: MSKIVPPADADARRAIKPVICYPTETLPKPDIALYQAVFEGAKKVDEVIISPRDAASIEVPAGHLLRIICPEGPQVGDLDLFNSANLDERFYSGKTRALHGTHVSIGDQLWSNFPYMRPMATVIEDTLAWYGIDPYGGSVHDVIGTRCDPYTGRVLNGVDYHYCCHSNLTRALARARGLSLAEAEKCIHDVLNVFMCTGFTRDTGQYFMKASPVRAGDTLGLFAEIDLLAVQSACPGGDCSAEHSSDTAQCYPLKMEVYKPQEGRLQGWQSPCVNAYDCSHGE
- a CDS encoding EamA family transporter, producing the protein MRNMIFSWQFWAILSACFAALTAVFAKVGVSGIGSDFATFVRTIVILLALAIMLSATGGWESFSSLSTKSTLFLILSGLATGASWICYFRALKIGQASQVAPIDKMSVVLVAIFGALFLGEHLSLGGWLGVGFIAIGATLVALF
- the mgrA gene encoding L-glyceraldehyde 3-phosphate reductase yields the protein MTYIASDKRYDTMPYRRCGQSGLKLPAVSLGLWHNFGHDTPHFTKQDMCRTAFDLGITHFDLANNYGPPKGAAEEAFGEILRTDFKPYRDELIISSKAGYDMWTGPYGEWGSRKYMIASCDQSLQRMGLDYVDIFYSHRFDPNTPLEETMGALDTLVRQGKALYVGISSYNSQRTREAVRILNELGTPCLIHQPSYNMLNRWVERDGLKDTLKELGVGSIAFTPLAQGMLSNKYLNGIPDDSRAASGRFLKKEMITERAVEHLKKLNDIAARRGQTLAQMAIAWVLRDEGITTALIGASRASQIVDCAGAINNLDFTPEELAEIDLYAQDEDINIWKKSSDL
- a CDS encoding DUF1674 domain-containing protein; this encodes MTDEAPKRQTVDVDSPQFKSTEERVADTAKPIEEPTPRRKFEDLPPAAQRALMEAEQRRKERDALKVSADRPKELNGRGGLDPSRYDDYEIDGRAIDF
- the htpX gene encoding zinc metalloprotease HtpX, whose amino-acid sequence is MNFFRTTLLLAAMTGLFMAIGYLLGGSGGMMIAFIFALGMNVFSYWNSDKMVLRMHNAMEVDARTAPEYYEIVQKLAQSAGLPMPKVYVINSDQPNAFATGRNPQHAAVAASTGLLNRLTYEEVAGVMAHELAHIKNYDILTMTVTATFAGAISMLANFALFFGGSRERGGIIGTIAIMILAPLAASIVQMAISRTREYSADKTGAEICGQPMWLASALAKIANAAGRTANVTAERHPETAHMFIINPLSGQKMDSLFSTHPDTQNRIDALQSLQAEWYGAQSPLKVSGGGSLGASQRRSQMQQDMGADGPWGRSAGRQRDDQDQSDQQPGPWG
- a CDS encoding DUF6122 family protein codes for the protein MDGSYELLRILVHYSGHFLAPFVLARLLFPKEIWFKAALVMVSTIVIDMDHLLADPIFDPNRCSIGFHPLHTFWAGLVYVGLVLVPDWRARAFGLGALFHLAVDANDCFLGGTF